From a single Maylandia zebra isolate NMK-2024a linkage group LG3, Mzebra_GT3a, whole genome shotgun sequence genomic region:
- the LOC101464796 gene encoding uncharacterized protein LOC101464796, with protein sequence MKSVRVFAVLLLASAHVFTQENESNQISTTTKAPGPATVPTITTKTTTAKAITAAPPSPPTDTTTSPLDRDTPKASTTLPTTTAAAAAAATSTSAQNDSLTTELVNKTSIGTPTNVSQSEHSDGQSRAGQGTTPPAPGQQNTTDSQSRSSRTSSPPTKGTPQENSPGSQAGQTEEKSADKKLWWLVLPATLAAAAIAIVLKFKSKKVHNPTETVDTGTENASFQRAENSKDGVMLLGVKSSGREENAEAR encoded by the exons ATGAAGTCCGTCAGGGTTTTTGCTGTCCTGCTTCTAGCATCTGCCCATGTCTTCACACAAG AAAATGAGTCAAACCAAATCTCAACCACAACAAAAGCACCAGGACCGGCAACAGttccaacaataacaacaaaaacgaCAACAGCAAAGGCAATAACAGCAgcacctccctctcctcctacAGATACGACCACATCTCCTCTGGATC GAGACACGCCTAAAGCCAGTACTACGTTACCTActactactgctgctgctgctgctgctgctacatcCACATCCGCCCAGAATGACTCTTTGACTACTGAACTAGTGAACAAGACAAGCATTGGAA cCCCCACTAATGTCTCTCAGAGTGAGCATTCTGATGGCCAAAGCAGAGCAGGTCAAG GTACCACTCCTCCTGCCCCAG GACAACAAAACACCACTGACTCTCAAAGCAGATCTTCAAGGACATCATCACCTCCCACTAAAGGAACCCCTCAGGAGAACAGTCCCG GTTCTCAGGCGGGTCAAACAGAGGAGAAATCAGCAG ATAAAAAGCTGTGGTGGCTTGTGTTGCCCGCCACCCTGGCCGCAGCTGCTATCGCCATCGTCCTCAAATTCAAATCCAAGAAAGTCCACAACCCCACAG AAACCGTCGACACTGGAACTGAGAA CGCATCTTTCCAGAGAGCTGAGAACAGCAAGGATGGCGTCATGCTCCTCGGAGTTAAATCATCAGGAAGAGAAGAGAACG ctgaAGCCAGATAA
- the LOC101464511 gene encoding DNA damage-inducible transcript 4-like protein: MVATSTLKPKSSECVSELADRRYDHGCIDAGLDVWLDCLDETQRTADATEDRTCQQLAKMFENCLSRAKKTTLHCSSVLVPEKLTRRIAREVLRLASCEPCGLRGSVLYVHLELDKGCKQLERIVYDATVVPTFELTLVFKQDGTAWPSLRDFLFMGTCFAPTFRHALKLSPGFRLVKKKLYSSSAGTVIEEC; this comes from the exons ATGGTTGCTACGAGCACGTTAAAGCCCAAAAGCAGCGAGTGTGTTTCAGAATTGGCGGATAGAAGATATGACCACGGTTGCATTGATGCAG GACTGGACGTCTGGTTAGACTGCTTAGATGAGACCCAGAGGACTGCAGATGCCACTGAGGACAGAACCTGTCAGCAGCTGGCAAAGATGTTTGAAAACTGCCTTTCGCGGGCTAAGAAGACAACGCTACACTGCTCCTCTGTGCTGGTACCAGAGAAGCTAACGCGGAGAATAGCGCGTGAAGTCCTGCGGCTGGCATCTTGCGAGCCCTGCGGTCTGCGCGGCTCTGTTCTCTACGTCCACCTGGAGTTGGACAAGGGATGCAAGCAGCTCGAACGCATCGTGTACGATGCCACCGTGGTGCCTACATTTGAGCTGACTCTTGTTTTTAAGCAGGATGGCACCGCCTGGCCCAGCCTGCGGGACTTTCTTTTTATGGGAACCTGCTTTGCGCCGACCTTTAGGCACGCACTTAAACTGAGTCCAGGTTTCCGTCTCGTTAAGAAAAAACTGTACTCCTCCTCGGCAGGTACCGTGATTGAGGAGTGCTGA